Part of the Ziziphus jujuba cultivar Dongzao chromosome 8, ASM3175591v1 genome is shown below.
CCTCTGCCTCTGCCCTTACAAATCCTTCTAGAAGGTGGTGGTTGGGTACTGCTCCTTGCCTCTGGCTCTATTGGTTGAGGTTGTTGGTCATCAATGGAAATGCCTCTACCTGCATTTCCTTTTCCTCTCGCTTTCCCCTTGACTCTCCCTCTTCCTCGAGTTTCAGCTGAGGACCCTTCGTCTATCTCTATTGGATGTTGTTCATCAATGGAAATGCCTTTACCTGCACTTCTCTTTCCTCTCGTTTTCCCCCTGACTCTCCCTCTTCCTCGAGTTTTAGCTGAGGACAATCTGTCTATCTCTGTATTATGTGTGGCAATCTGTTTaacatgtttaaaaaaaaaaacaaatcaattgACTGTGTGATGATTATTTAAAAGTAACAATTTACATCCATAGCATAAGTTGTGCAGGAAATTTACAAAGTACTTACAACTGCATAATGATATGTGATGATTATTTTAAAGCAACAATTTACATCAATGGCATAAGCTGTGCAGGAAATTTAAGCTTAAATTACAAAGTACTTACAGTTGCATAATGAATTGTAGCTGCAGGTACCATGGTGGCTGCATTCCCATTTACTATgccatcattatcattgtctCCCTGCCATAAGCAgcaaaaatgtaataattacTCATACTACTACACATGTAATAACTGCTCATATTCCATATATTAGTTTGAATATTACCATCTCAGTTGTAGTTACAGCCTCATGGTCAAATTGTCTCCTAAGTCACCATGTTTGTGGTCTCTTCCTAGCAGCTTGCTTACATGACCTCTTGTTGTGTCCCTACTCCTAACAGTTCTTGCACTTGACTGTTGGTCCCCTTGTAGGCCGTGCATTGTTATTCTCGGATGGATATCTCATTCTTACTCTTTTTGGCCTTCCAGTAACCTTTCTATATGGGGGAGGGTACACAGGGTCAAATGAGATCTTTATCTACATCTCTGGTCCGCTTAGTGGGAAAATAATAGGTTCGTATGCTCTCATGTAGGCAGCTGTACTGTATGATGGGTCAATATAGTCAGCTGGGTCATGTTTCATAAAAAAGATGCATGACACAGCATGCTTATATGGGACACCACATATTTTCCACTTTCTACAACTACATGAACGTTGTTGTAAATTGATCACAAACCTATTCGGATGATCATCTACCTCGAAAAATTCACCACCAGCCCAATATGGCAAGCAGTTCCTACTATTCATTTTTATCTGCTCCAGCTTTTGTAAAGGTAATGGACAAATCTTGTAAATATGTTTTCTCATACTCTCCTTGTTCTCCCTCATCCTCAACATTAACTTCTGCATTATATACTCTAACATGCATATAATGGGTTTCTCTCTCCCCTCCCAAATCCAAGAGTTAAAAGACTTATTGATGTTATTTGTCAGCAAATCACATTTAATATCCTCCCTAAATGCATGTCTACTCCAATGCTTCGGATCCAACTTTAGCAACCGGTTGGCTGCATTCTTGTTTATCCTTTTCAGAACTTCCATTTTCATCACAAAATCAGGTGCATTGCTTGCCCTATCTGCATCCCACAACAAATCTTTAAACTTCTTTCCTCTATAAAGCTTATTGAAGTTTGCATGGAGGTGTCTCATACAAAAGCGATGGTCCATATTCGGTATGAGCTCTTCAATTGCAGGAACTAGCCCCAACAAGtgcttaacataaaaaaaatcagattattTGTAATAGAAAACAAGGAATGCTGAATTGTTTGttaaaaacagaggaaaaaaaaaataacaaacaaacaatattACTAATAAGCAGATCTTCAAACAGaacttaagaaattaattacaaatatctTTTGTTAATCACTCATGAAGGTAAACTTTTTATCTCCATCGGCATACCTAATGTCATCCATTAAATATATAAGGAACCAAGTTCATGATTCTTTATTCTCATTCTCAACCACAGCATAGGCTATTGGATACATTTGCTTGTTTGGATCCCTTCCAACAGCTGAAAACAGTTGTCCTCCATACTTGCTTTTCAAATGGCACCCATCCTATCCAATGAATGGAATGCATCCAGCCCTGAACCCATTTTTGCATGCTgctaaacaaatataaattctttagaaaatatgtttctCACTTTCTCTATTTATTTTCAGCTTACAATTGCTCTCAGGATTGGTTCTAACAATCTCAGCACAGTAGTCCCACAACCTACTGTATTGTTGTACCACATCGCCTACTGCTTGCGCATTTGCCTTAGCCCTTGCCCTATATGCTTATGAATTTGATATGCCAACCACATAATCCTGCTTAACCTTGGATTGAAACTGTGAAGGTTTAATCTTAGGGTTTTCTCTAAATGTATGGAAATATTTCTTGGTCAACCACTTTGAACTAGCCAACCTATTATTTAGTTGCCTACTACAAGTATGCTCTTCTTGCAAAGTTTTGATTTGGAAAGTTTCTTCTATTTGCATGTTTGAAGCATACACTCTTCAAGGGCAGACTCCTTCGCAAACTGCTGTTACCCTGCACGAGACACTTTTTATGAATCTAATATTGTAACCACCTTTCAAAGCATAATCCACCAAGTACTCTCTAAAAGCTGTTTGACTAGAAAATTTCATtccaacataaagttccaattAGTCACCCACCGAACTATAAGTGGGGGCTGTCAAAGTTTTCCTATCGTCATCTGAGCTTGCCAAACTGATAAGCTCATCAGAATCCCAGTGAACCTCTCCCGTACTGTTAGTATTCTTATGGCCAGATGCAGGGGCTACACCAACACTCCCTTTATTACTACCCTCTGCATTACCATCCCTGGCATTCCCAGAAGAAGTACCAACACCATTTGATCCATTTTTCCTACCAGCATAATTTCTAACATTTTTTCTGCCATCATTCACTCCTACACTCGCAACAGAAATACCAGTACCATTACCTTTTGCAGTCCCACCAGAAGTACTAACACCATTACTCCCTTGGacctcatcttcttcttcatcctcaTAACTCTTACATAACCATTCAtggtcatcatcttcttcatcctcATCCCTCTCATGTAACCaagcatcatcatcttcttctacaTCAACATTCATATCAGAATTATGGCCTTCACTCCCAGTTTCATCATCTAATGGTTCATCCAATGGTGAGTCAAGCAAGAATCAATTGGTTCATCCAATGGTGCCTGTACTGCTTCATCTGCTTGTTCATTTCTAGCTATATCCTCATGCTCAATGTAAACATCAATTGCTCCATTTTTACTATCCAACTCAGCCAACTTCAAAGCATCTCTGTCAGTTTGTAATGGTTTCACACCCCACTGTAATATGCTATGAGGCTTTAAATACCACAACTTAAACTTATTGTACCCCATCTCTTTTACCATGTCTCTCAAGTCAATTATGTTGGCTGTATCAAGATCAAACTTTTCAAATATTCTCACATATTTTCTAACTGGATTAAAGTCAAAATAACCACCGTACCACATATGGATTGAAAATAAATCCATTAAACCTATATTGTATACAATAACAGCCACATAAGTTTCAAATAAATTACTCAAATAACAAATACACATAAGTTCCAAATATttgagtaaaataataaatattgccACTAGTAgtcaaaaaaagaataataacaatgtCTCCATCCAAATGCTTCATCGATGGGGACCAGCACATctgttttatcatttttaaacatttaactATGTGCTGCCAACCTATGTCTAACTCAAAGGAGACATAATGGGACCAGTACTACTGTTGTAGCATTTTTTAATTCTAACAATGCATGCTATCAACACAATATCATGCTGTTACTATCAAATGACTACAACAATAACTATCATCATCAGCGGGACCATCCATTTACAAaacaatacaaacaaaaaaaaattaaataaaaaataaatatattaaaaaacacaTGAAAATACATAGTGTAAGCAAAGTTTTAGACGAATTGTGACTCACACAACCCAATCACACATCAGACCCATTCCACAAACTGTGACCCACACCACCCAATCAAACATTAGCACCCCTTCCAAACAACCCACATGTAAACATGAAATAAAACGATTACATTTTCAATCAGCACCTTCATTTTTGCATAAAACTAAGCTAATATTCATACATACCTCATCTTGTCACAATCCCGCACTTTTTTCGTCGTCGATACAGAGCTTTGCAATCTCTTAACCCTCTCCTTAAATTAATTGAGATTAGCAAATCAATCCCAAAATCCCAATGTTTATATTCAATCCCAAAATCCCAATGTTGTTCTTCTTCAAATCAATCGAGATCGGCAACCAAAATCCCTAAATCCCTAGGTGTGCAAGGTTCGTTATGTCGAAACGGTGAGTtttagatttttcattttaaaaatattttttcattttcaatttttcagaaaaaacaaaaaagtattaaaaaattaaacttagtTGTCACGTGCAACTCACGTGACTGGTTTTTAATAGAATCTATTTTTCTTTAACGGTTTAGGTAGTAGAGggtattatatgtaaaaaaaaaatttacagacCCCTAACTGAAAAAGACTAAAACTAGAGGGtactaaaatgcattttgccttattatttttaagtttttacatttgatatttgacaaaaataggAGGCGTATAAAGTTCTTTACTGTGTGCCTATAGTATCTTGCTTTTCTTCCATGTTTCTACCAAGTGACTTCTCTTTGGGTCCATGAATATTAATGTGGGCTCTTTCGTTCACGAGATGAAGATGCCTAATACATCCAAGGGGGTGGATCAATCGGAAGGAAGCCGACGGATGCATCACACTTGTTTGTAGGAGTTGTGGGTTCAGATCCTAGTGTACCCCGACTGAGTTTTGGTGTGGATTCCACGTATTGCATACCGTGGGAAAGGGTGATAGGGATAGTGGGCTGGATAGTTTGTAGACTCTCATCGAATTATAAAAACGCAAGATACTAATGGTTCATAGCTCCCTAAAACCTGGATCAATGATACTTAATAggagatcttttttttttttttttaatagcaaaaAAAGAGATGAAGATGCCTTATTGGATCatgtttttctcttaaaaaaaaattatattgtttggCCAATGATCATGAATCAATGACTTGTTTCAAAAATGATTTCTTTTTGACAAAAAAGCTGTggaaatttggcccaatacccttcTTTTAAGGGCTTTAAAGATATCTGCTAGTTccgtttcaaaattttttgttttaccctttcATACCTATTTTAACCTTAATAGAATTTACAAATAACATGCATATCCCTTATTTTACTTTTCCATTGGTTCAGGATTCACTAAAAGCACAAAACAACGTTCTTTAAAAATTCACTAAAAACACCGatcttttttcaaaactttccatttaaaacaaacaaaaaccctTACTcgctctctctctgtctttctACTACTTCGAAGTCAATGCCGTGTGTGTTAtggtccaccatttggatgcctGAAATTGAGCATGAAACCTCCTTCCATAGCTTTGAGATCATCCTTCGAATCCACAAGTCCAATGCATCTCCAATTTCTAAGTCCCAAGACCACGAAACTTCTTCCTCCTTAAGGGTTACTGGTAAGAGAAAAAGGGAAATTGGATGTGAAATGTGGTAGGTGAGATATTGGTAAAAGAGATAAAGAAATTGTACATAGTTTCTAGAGTAAGGGTAGAGttgcaataataaaaagaatgtgggtaaataaaaaatgtttaagagAGGAGGGGTATTTTTTATTAACACCTTTAAAAAAaggatattgggccaaatttccccaaaaaaacagttacaatttatgtttaaaaaagaataaatgatattacccccaaaaaaaaaaaaaaggaaaaaggaggaAAACGAATGACCCTAGAAAACCAAGAAATGTACCTCAACcagattattttatattattgtttcctttttcatgattttttgtCCAACTATTATATTAACATGCCTCCAAGAGCCGCAAAACCTAATTACCATTACAAACGAAAATATATAAGTGCAACAACAATATCTATAAACAGTCGTTACCCGaaccaaacaaaaattcaaataattttaaccAAAGGATATATTGAAGAGCCATTTTACTCcacaaaaagaattatatagtTATACAAAAATCATTATAACAAGGATAATTGTATTTTAGTAACTTGTATTTTGGTCAAATTGCACCATTTAGTTCTCAAATTTAAACATTTCACATTGGATCTTCAATGCTCAATTTGTTTCGTATTAGTATAATTTGCAAATTAATTCTcaaattgaaaaacataaaatttgaaatttgaaaaaattgactaatttttcattagtcatttttttttctttcatcgtTTGTAAATTGATGAAAATAGTCAATTTTCTCaacttttaaactttttatatgTCAATCTGAGAGTCAATTTGGAATTGATTTAACATGAAACAAATTGTAATTAAGGGCTTACAACCTTTCAAACTTAAGGGTTTAATGTGCAATTTTTCTAAAGCACAAAGTACTGAAATGCAATTAAATGTAATCTTATAACAATTCCtcaacttcttcttctccaaTAATTCCTTTGTCCTTATTTTCTCCtccatttatcattttaaaaattgttgGGAAGTATTTGAAAAGTCTCAAGAACATTTAGAGTATATTTAGTATATAGAATGACAATTTCTGATAAAATAGATATAGATATcgataagaattaaaaaaatataaaaggaataatcatttttatttatgtattttggtaagcctttttaaatatttttagtttcaaaaattttcaaatttgataaaattaattaaaagttttttatatatatttatttatatatttttaatatatcataatctatttaaatttaattttatcgaAATATGATaggtatatattttatgtttatgtaaaGTAGAATGTAAGCATAACTATTTCgaagtttttttaaaagaataattattcctttaaagaaggacttatttatttttatgaaataattatttttaaaatttaaaatgtatcaaatgcaaaaaaataaaacctaaggAATATCTATTCTGTTCTTGCACCTATTCCACAAAGAACTTATTTGTGTTAATGGATTTAAGAtgtggtgattttttttaatcatttatcataattttttcttaTCCCAGTGTTTTGggatcataattttttaattttaaattcaaatgattTACCAATCAAATCAACATcatttaattgtaattttattgcttaaaatgtttaattgattcaatgataaaatattttcttaaaatgatttttatatgTAGTTGTTGCTTTTagtttattataatattgagtgcaccaaaaaaaaaaaaaaatggtactaAACATTATTCTACGATGTCCATGGAATTATTATCGAGTagctaaataataaataaaaagattccACACCCTCTTGATTAATTTCTTCATGCATGTGTATGTTAATGGTTATTACGAATTCTTCAATTgcatgccaaaaataaaaaataaaaaatgttgaccATTATAATGGTTATCACAATTTTGCACTTTATTAGGTATCTTCATGTGATCAAAattgtcatattttattggatacAATTAATAATACGTGTTcaaaattaacctttttttttttttgtgaaatattaattaatactaCATGTTTAGGTATTTTAAAAGCTTCTCCAATGGAATAATAGCTTGAAATTTCACCAAACAGGTGGAGAGATGGACCTTCCCACCTTCTTTCGATATAGAACACCCTTTGATCCCTAAAAGGGCTATTACcaaatttctctaatattttGGGTCATTAATATTACGCCTTAAGATTCAAGACTGAACAGATTTTTTGCCTTTCAAAACTActacctgttttttttttttttttttttttttttaaaaaaccttttaaaaaattttaattttttaaaactttcttgttgtgatatttgaaataaaagattaaaaactttgaagaaaaaaaaagttattaaaaagttaaagcaaaaaagaaagaaaaaaaaagcgtacagaatttcaaaggaaaaaagaaactaaaagaaaaaaggaaaatatatttatgatatagatttcaatattttgtgaattttatttatttatttggaaaaaaaaaaatccccagaACGACAAGTCGTATAATAAGCAAAGGGGCCAGTATTGCTGAGAGTACAGTTGACATGGCGATTTCTTATCTCTTTATCATCGTTTCCCATATTTCGCTTTGTCTTATTTTGTCCATCTTCAAGCTCTGACCTTTCGgagccaaaaataataataagaacaactCCCATAAGACCCTGTTTGGAAAAGACGCAGAGAGCTATGCATAGAGGTATTGGTTAAGAAAACAGTTGAGCATCATCAATCTGTTTTTCTCAGTTTGCAGGCAAACATGTCGTGCACTTACACCTGCAATTCCACACCATTTTCCTTAGCTCTCTCCCTTGCTTCCTCTACAAGATCCAGATTCGCTTCCAAGCCCCGATTCCAATGTTCTCTTGGAGGTAAatatatttctctctctcttaaagACTTTTCCCATTTCCtaatttctcatatttcttcttttcttttcgttttgtTCAATTGGGTTTCTTAGAAAatgtaaagtttttttctttttttggtctgTTTTAGAGTtgggaaaaaatatatttagaatcCAAATGAGCCTTGTCTCAATTcgagcttctttttttttttttgtattattatgtGTGCTATGAGCTATGGTGTTTGAATTCGTAAGTTTGAGCTTTTCTAATTTGAGAAAATCGCATTCAGGGACTGTGGCAGAACCCAAAATTGCCCCTGTCACTGAGCCCCTTTTGCTTAACGCTGTTCGTGGGGAAGATGTTGAAAGACCCCCAGTTTGGCTCATGAGGCAAGCAGGGAGGTACATGAAGGCAAGGTTTATATAACGCTTTAAATTTAACtgccattttctctttgtttagCATTCTGTGTTTCAATAAATATCCAtcctttttgaaaataattttctgttgCTGTTTTCTGGGAATTGATGAAATTTTAGCCATCAAGACTGTGACTTCACAATGTCTTCCAAAATtagtatgtgtgtgtgtgtgtgtgtgtgcgtgttatgtttttattataaCTTATAGAGCATGTCTTATTTCAGAGTTATCAAATTATCTGCGAGAAGTATCCTTCATTTCGTGAAAGATCAGAGAATGTTGACCTTGTAGTGGAAATCTCATTACAGCCTTGGAATGTTTTCAAACCTGATGGGGTTAGATGCCCTTCTGTGATTCAATTCATTGTTCTGTCTTATTATATCCATTTGATTCAATTGCTTGcttacatttttttgttttactttgacAGGTTATTTTGTTCTCGGACATTCTAACTCCTCTTGCTGGGATGAATGTACCATTCGACATTGTGAAAGGAAAGGGTCCTGTCATATTCAATCCTCTAGGCACAGCTGCTGATGTTGATCAAGTGAGAGAATTTGTTCCTGAAGAATCGGTTCCATATGTCGGGGAAGCATTGACAATTTTGCGGAAAGAGGTACAACTCAGcttgtttacttttttaatcTTCAACTATGAATAGCTTCTTTCTTCTTGATGTCATCTTGAATTGTTTCTCTGTACAATATAGTCTACCAATTTAGCCATACACTCAAAGTAAATAAttctttatattatttactaatttagCCATAAAGTATTGATTTCCACAAGTCTTCCCATTTTATGTTATACATGGATTGCCGGTATGAAATCTTGTGGTTGCTGATGGCGATgacaaggaaaaaggaaaaagatggtTATCTGAATGGCACATAATCAAACTAAACAAAGTAGTTTATATCTCATGTGATAGATAGCCCAAGAATTTTGTCTTGTTTCCTCAGTCAGCTGTATGTCGTGCTCCTAAATGcttacaatttttaaataaacattttcTTGTTACCTTGTTATCGTTTGCATTGCCAAAAAAACAATGTTGCATGTGTTATAACTAATATACATAGAACTTATTGATAAGTGTTTTATGAAATTTGCAAATGTTTTATTATCCCAtgtgttaatattttttgaatgctCACTCCACATTTTAACTTTTTCCAGGTAGATAATAAAGCAGCAGTGCTAGGTTTTGTCGGGGCTCCTTTCACTTTAGCATCATATGTGGTTGAAGGTGGCTCATCAAAGCACTTCTCGAAGATAAAGAGATTAGCTTTCTCTCAACCGAaggtaatttttggttcttTCAAGCTGTCTAATCTTGTAAAACTTTCTAAGGTCCAATCAAACACCATTTATGGAGGATTCAACTTATCTAGTGTTTCTGTTGTATGATATTGGTTGACATGATTTTTGATTGCTTGGTGGGTATTAGTGGGTTGTGGGTCATTTAGCCCTTTGTTTCTGAAAATTGAGGAGAAAATGAGGATATTATATGTTGTGGAAGGAAAAATACAAAGATCTGTTATCTCTTCCATGCATTATTTCTTTTTAGCTCTCGTCTGTTTGAAGGTATAGAATCTCACGCTGAAAAGTATAATTGTCAATTAGATTTTGCATTTTTAGTCATGTTTACTATTGTGACCGGGTAACTATTGCCACAAATTTCCATTTCCTTAGTTAGAATGGTCTTGAATTCCTACCCTCTACAACATTATTCCATTAGTACATCTGCTGTTGCTTTTTGTGAATAATATACCGGTAACCAAAAATCAGTTATTGTAGTTGTAGTTGTAGATAGTTTAAACTTGCGGTCTATTGCTGTCAgtatcctttatttatttattttttttaaagtttttttatttatttatttttttgacattcTGCCCATTGGAATTAAGTTTATTTACGTGTGGTTTCCTGTTCAGGTCCTTCATGCATTACTTCAGAAATTTACCACTTCCATGGCAAAATATATTCAATACCAAGCTGACAATGGAGCTCAAGCTGTTCAGATCTTTGATTCATGGGCCACAGAACTTAGCCCTGTGGATTTTGAGGAGTTCAGTCTGCCATACTTGAAGCAGATTGTGGATACTGTTAAACAAACCCATCCAGATCTCCCTCTAATACTTTATGCAAGTGGATCTGGGGGCTTGCTTGAAAGATTGGTTTTGACAGGTGTTGATGTAGTTAGTTTGGATTGGACTGTTGATATGGCTGAAGGTAGAAGGCGACTGGGATCAAATATACCAGTTCAAGGTAATGTGGATCCTGGTGTTCTTTTCGGTTCAAAGGATTTCATCACTGCCCGAATAAATGATACTGTAAAGAAAGCCGGTCGAGGGAGACATATTTTGAATCTTGGCCATGGAATTGTAGTAGGTACACCTGAGGAGAATGTTGCTCATTTCTTTGAGGTTGCTAAAGGTCTCAGATACTGAAACCGCATTCAAGATTAATTCAATTTCTTCTATGTTTCTCTGtaattttttagataaaaaatttcaagcCCTTGATTCATATTTTGGT
Proteins encoded:
- the LOC107413960 gene encoding uroporphyrinogen decarboxylase, translated to MSCTYTCNSTPFSLALSLASSTRSRFASKPRFQCSLGGTVAEPKIAPVTEPLLLNAVRGEDVERPPVWLMRQAGRYMKSYQIICEKYPSFRERSENVDLVVEISLQPWNVFKPDGVILFSDILTPLAGMNVPFDIVKGKGPVIFNPLGTAADVDQVREFVPEESVPYVGEALTILRKEVDNKAAVLGFVGAPFTLASYVVEGGSSKHFSKIKRLAFSQPKVLHALLQKFTTSMAKYIQYQADNGAQAVQIFDSWATELSPVDFEEFSLPYLKQIVDTVKQTHPDLPLILYASGSGGLLERLVLTGVDVVSLDWTVDMAEGRRRLGSNIPVQGNVDPGVLFGSKDFITARINDTVKKAGRGRHILNLGHGIVVGTPEENVAHFFEVAKGLRY